One window of Leopardus geoffroyi isolate Oge1 chromosome B3, O.geoffroyi_Oge1_pat1.0, whole genome shotgun sequence genomic DNA carries:
- the LOC123583671 gene encoding olfactory receptor 4K13-like yields MERVNHSVVSEFILLGLSKSQNLQILFFLGFSVVYAGIVLGNLLILVTVTFDSRLHTPMYFLLINLSCMDMILASSATPKMIVDFLRKRKTISWWGCYSQMFFIHLLGGSEMMLLVAMAIDRYVAICKPLHYMSIMNPRVLGGLLLSSYTVGFVHSSSQMAFMLNLPFCGPNVVDSFFCDLPLVIKLACKDTYMLQLLVIADSGLLSLVCFLLLLVSYTVIIHSVRHRAASGSAKAFSTLSAHITVVTLSFAPCVFIYVWPFSRYSVDKILSVFYTIFTPLLNPIIYTLRNQEVKAAIKKIRTQHINSESRVLTITP; encoded by the coding sequence ATGGAAAGAGTAAACCATTCAGTGGTGTCTGAGTTCATTTTGCTGGGACTTTCCAAATCTCAGAATCTTCAGATTTTATTCTTCCTAGGATTCTCTGTGGTCTATGCTGGGATTGTGTTAGGAAACCTTCTCATCTTGGTCACCGTGACCTTTGACTCACGCCTTCACACACCAATGTATTTTCTGCTTATCAATCTCTCCTGTATGGATATGATTTTGGCTTCTTCTGCTACCCCTAAGATGATTGTGGATTTCCTCCGAAAGCGGAAGACCATCTCTTGGTGGGGATGTTATTCTCAGATGTTCTTCATCCACCTCCTAGGTGGGAGTGAGATGATGTTGCTTGTAGCCATGGCAATAGACAGGTATGTTGCCATATGCAAACCCCTCCATTACATGTCCATCATGAACCCCCGAGTGCTTGGTGGGCTGCTGCTATCCTCCTACACAGTTGGATTTGTGCACTCATCTAGTCAAATGGCTTTCATGTTGAATTTGCCCTTCTGCGGTCCCAACGTGGTGGACAGCTTCTTCTGTGACCTTCCCCTTGTGATCAAACTCGCCTGCAAGGATACCTACATGCTACAACTGCTGGTCATTGCTGACAGTGGCCTCCTGTCCCTGGtctgcttcctcctcttgctTGTCTCCTACACGGTCATCATACACTCAGTCAGGCACCGTGCTGCTAGTGGTTCTGCCAAGGCTTTCTCCACTCTCTCGGCACACATCACGGTTGTGACTTTATCGTTTGCCCCGTGTGTCTTTATCTATGTATGGCCCTTCAGCAGATACTCTGTAGATAAaattctttctgtgttttatacAATTTTCACACCTCTCTTAAATCCTATTATTTATACATTAAGGAATCAAGAAGTAAAAGCAGCCATTAAGAAGATAAGAACTCAACACATAAATTCAGAGTCCAGAGTGCTAACCATTACACCATAG